Genomic window (Syngnathus typhle isolate RoL2023-S1 ecotype Sweden linkage group LG19, RoL_Styp_1.0, whole genome shotgun sequence):
TAGAAAGTCTTGGAATCGGAAGAGAAGGTTTTAGTGATGTACCACAGATACTGGGATGAATACAGCAAAGGGGCGGACTACATGGACTGCTTGTACAGGTAACATCACCGTTGAATGTTAATTTGGGACATGTGTGAGTCAACCTCAAGTCTAAGTTtgattacaaaagaaaaaacatttcctTCTCCAGGTATCTCAACACACAGTTCATTAAGAACAACAAACTAACACCAGCAGACCTAAATTTTGGCTACGGGGGAGTTGACATGAATGAGCCACTAATGGAGATCGGCGAGGTATTGACTGATATTTTTTCAATGCACATTTGGGTGATTTGGGTCAAGTAAGGTTGAATTGTTGCTTGCTCTTATCTTTTGACACTGTAGTTGGCGCTTGACATGTGGAGGAAGCTAATGATCGAGCCTCTTCAAGCCATTCTGATCCGGATGCTGCTGAATGAAATCAAAAAGTAATATTTCTCTCACGCAATCTGGAGTGTAGTTAGAAGCTCAAACCAAAATTCCTCCTTTGTCCCTACAGTGACCGTTGTGGCGAGAACCCCAACCAGAAAGTCATCCACGGGGTCATCAACTCTTTTGTTCATGTGGAGCAGTACAAGAAGAAGTTTCCACTCAAGGTGAGATTATTTTTGATGACCCAAATGAGAAGACACGgtgtaaaaaaaatggaggactCACAAAATGTACAGCGGACGCTCATTCAGTGTCATTGTGTTGCAGTTTTATCAGGAAATATTTGAAGGGCAGTTTGTGACAAAAACGGGAGAGTATTACAAACAGGAAGCTTCAAATTTACTCCAAGAATCCAACTGCTCACAGTATATGGAGAAGGTAggccctattattattatttatttttttacgccTTAGTTTTACTTGTTTACAGAGTGAACACTGAGAAAGTTATGGAAATTAGCAGATGCtaacttgtttttattccttcctCCAGGTTTTGGGGCGGTTAAAAGATGAAGAGATGCGGTGTCGGAAGTACCTGCATCCCAGCTCCTATGCCAAAGTCATCAATGAATGCCAGCAGAGGATGGTGGCAGATCATCTTCAGTTCCTCCACGCAGAGTGCCAGAACATTATTCGGCAGGAGAAGAGAGAGGGTTAGGATTTATTCTCCCTGTATTTTGTAGGGCAGCCTTTAACAGTTATTGGGAAAATCGATTAATCTGTGGATTATTTTGTCGATTAATCAGATCTTTAGTAATTGATTAGTTgtcaattagattttttttttcctccagacaTGGCCAACATGTACACGCTATTGCGAGCCGTGTCCAATGGTTTGCTGCACATGATCCAGGAACTGCAGGTCCATATCAACAATGAGGGCATCCGAGGCACCAGTAATCTCTCTCTGGAAAATGTTCGTGATGcaaaactatttttattttttttttttgacatgtgattcTTTACCGAGACTTGATTTTTCCTCTCTTCTAGATGCCGACCCTATTTGTCGAGTCAGTGCTCGAAGTTCACAGCAAATTTGTTCAGCTCATTAACACAGTTCTGAATGGAGACCAGCACTTCATGAGTGCGCTCGATAAGGTAGCTAACCATAGTTTACCTCGGATAATTTGCCTCACTGTAAAACAcaactgtatattttttttcttctcaggctTTGACATCTGTAGTGAACTTTAGAGAGCCCAAATCCGTCTGTAAAGCCCCAGAGCTGGTCAgtgcacccccacccccccacacgCACTTACAAATACGATTCATTTTTAAAGTTTTGTCTTGTCTCACCGTTCtccttgtgtgtttttgcaGTTGGCCAAATACTGTGACAATCTCCTGAAAAAGTCGGCAAAGGGAATGACGGAAAATGAGGTGGAGGACAAGCTGAGTAGCTtcattaccgtttttaagtacaTAGATGACAAAGACATCTTTCAAAAGGTGACAACAGCcttattctgttttttttccactctcaACTTGAAGCCAtcaaaatcataaaaaatagaaCTGCATCTGTAGTCATCTTCAAAATGTGACGTTTTCGTTTCCTCTATTTTCAGTTTTATGCCCGAATGCTAGCAAAGCGATTAATACACGGTTTATCTTTGTCAATGGACTCGGAAGAAGCCATGATCAACAAACTCAAGGTAAATCACATTCAAAATGGCTTGTCTTTGAATTCCCTGATGCATTTACGCCTCGATGAAGCTCATGGTTCCGCCCACTCCCACAGCAAGCTTGCGGCTACGAGTTCACGAGCAAACTTCACAGAATGTATACGGACATGAGCGTGAGCGCTGACCTCAACAACAAGtttaacaattttatcaaaaccGAGGAAACGGTAGTGGATTTGGGTATCAGCTTCCAGATTTACGTATTACAGGTGAGTAAGGAGCCAGTCaagaattgttttcattttttttttttttaaattgattgcAATACCAAAGTATATAATAACTgtgggtgtaaatcgcgggttttgtcacgatacgatatcatatcgatacaaagaactacgacacgatatttgccgatatcttaaagcctgctgcgattcattcacgatatatcacga
Coding sequences:
- the cul2 gene encoding cullin-2, which produces MSLKPRVVDFDETWGKLLTTIKAVVMLDYVERATWNDRFSDIYALCVAYPEPLGERLYTETKVFLENHVRNLYKKVLESEEKVLVMYHRYWDEYSKGADYMDCLYRYLNTQFIKNNKLTPADLNFGYGGVDMNEPLMEIGELALDMWRKLMIEPLQAILIRMLLNEIKNDRCGENPNQKVIHGVINSFVHVEQYKKKFPLKFYQEIFEGQFVTKTGEYYKQEASNLLQESNCSQYMEKVLGRLKDEEMRCRKYLHPSSYAKVINECQQRMVADHLQFLHAECQNIIRQEKREDMANMYTLLRAVSNGLLHMIQELQVHINNEGIRGTSNLSLENMPTLFVESVLEVHSKFVQLINTVLNGDQHFMSALDKALTSVVNFREPKSVCKAPELLAKYCDNLLKKSAKGMTENEVEDKLSSFITVFKYIDDKDIFQKFYARMLAKRLIHGLSLSMDSEEAMINKLKQACGYEFTSKLHRMYTDMSVSADLNNKFNNFIKTEETVVDLGISFQIYVLQAGAWPLTHVPSSTFAIPQELEKSVQMFELFYNQHFSGRKLTWLHYLCTGDVKMNYLSKPYVAMVTTYQMAVLLTFNNSLTVTCKELQDGTQMNEKELQKTIKSLLDVKMLNHNSEKEEIDAESTFSLNMSFVSKRTKFKITTSMQKETPQEMEQTRSAVDEDRKMYLQAAIVRIMKARKVLRHNALIQEVINQSKARFNPSISMIKKCIEVLIDKQYIERSQTSADEYSYIA